The DNA window GGGGGAGTGTCAAAAAACTGGGCATCGACATCGTGTTGGGATAAGCCACATCCTGGGCAGACCCGTTGCACCGAGTTGGCGCTCTTCACCAGTTGTTTGATCAAATCCCCCACCTGCCAGGGGATCAGAGCAATACCCGTCAAAATCATCAATACCGTCAACAAGCGGCCCAACTCAGAACTGGGGGTAATATCTCCAAACCCCACCGTGGTCATGGTGACAACGGAAAAGTAGAAAGCATCCAGAAAGGTGGCAAAGGCACTCGGGTTCACCGGATGTTCCACTTGGTAAATCAACCCTGAGTAGACAAAGAGAATGGCAAACAGGGTGAAGAAAATACGCAGCAAAATGCGACTATCAGAGGAGACAACCGTTCCGAAGAGGGTTTTCCCCTCCACAAGGCGCAACAGCCGCAGGATACGAAACCAACGAAAAATGCGAATAAAGCGAATATCGGTAATACCAGCAAAAAAGGGCAAGATCGCCAGCAAATCAATGATTGAATAGAGGCTGATCAGATAGCGAATTTTTTCAGGGGCAGCAGCAAAACGTAGGAGATACTCCAACACAAACAGGCCAAGAATCACCCGATCTGCCCGTTCTAACCCCAGACGCACCGCAGGTGGAATTGGATAGGTTTCCACCACAAAGAAGGCGACCGAACAAAAGGCCAAGAGGGTCACCAGCAGGTTGACCCAGCGACTTTCGGGGGTGTCTTGATCCCCCCAGTAGCGTTGGAGGATCCCAAGGTTAGCCGGCTCCGTTTGGGTAGGAGCTTTGGTGTGGAGAGGGGTCACAAGCGGGATCCGGGGAATAGCAGCGAGAGTGGAGCGATGATATCGAGAAAACGGGTCTTTTGGCGCACACTAGAAATAGGGAAACCCCTTTGGCAGTTTTCAGAACCGATGTTGCCTCCTATCGTACTGGCTTCGCAATCAACCGCCCGCCGCCAATTGCTAGAGGCTGCCGGGATCCCCTACCGGGTTCAACCCAGCTATTTTGACGAAAGCCAAATTCAGCTGACGGAGCCGGCCCAACTGGTGCAGAAATTGGCTTTGGCTAAAGCAGAGGTGGTGGCAGCTCAGCAACGGGATCCCGTTTTGGTGCTAGGGGCTGACTCGATCCTCTATTTGCAGGGAGAGATTTTAGGCAAACCCGCTGATGCAGCGGAAGCAGAACGCCGCCTGCGACAAATGCGGGGGCAAGTGGGAGAACTCTATACCGGACATGCCTTGGTGGATACGGGTCGAGGTCGTCGTCTCACCCATTACGGTCTGACGCGCATCTTTTTTGCCAAGCCTAGCGATGAGGAGATCCGCGCTTATGTGGCAACAGGTGAGCCTCTAGCTTGTGCTGGCTGTTTTGCCATGGATGGTCGGGGCAGCCTGTTTGTGGAGCGGATCGAGGGCTGCCCCAGCAATGTGATCGGACTGAGTTTGCCCCTGCTGCGGCACATGGTGCAGGAATTGGGCTATTCTCTCACGGAGGCATGGGATCCCTAACTTTGATATTAGGGATATCAGGATATTAGGGATATCAGGGTAGCTCCAAGGTCAGGCAAAAATGGCATCAACCCAGACTCACCCATCAAGATGTTGCTTAAGCAGGTCATTGGCCAGTTTCGGATCCGCCCGCCCCTGGGTTTTCTTCATCAGTTGCCCCACGAAATAGCCAAATAGTTTGCTCTTGCCGTTACGATATTCCTGCAGTTGACTAGGATTCTCAGCAATCACTTCTGTGATCATCTTCTCCAGCGCATCTCGATCAGAGATTTGGGTCATGCCCTTGGCTTCCACCAGGGCTTGAGCTGAGCCACCTTTTTCCAACAACTCCG is part of the Thermostichus vulcanus str. 'Rupite' genome and encodes:
- a CDS encoding ion transporter, translated to MLQRYWGDQDTPESRWVNLLVTLLAFCSVAFFVVETYPIPPAVRLGLERADRVILGLFVLEYLLRFAAAPEKIRYLISLYSIIDLLAILPFFAGITDIRFIRIFRWFRILRLLRLVEGKTLFGTVVSSDSRILLRIFFTLFAILFVYSGLIYQVEHPVNPSAFATFLDAFYFSVVTMTTVGFGDITPSSELGRLLTVLMILTGIALIPWQVGDLIKQLVKSANSVQRVCPGCGLSQHDVDAQFFDTPPVRNRGILPSSPLQP
- a CDS encoding Maf family protein, with amino-acid sequence MLPPIVLASQSTARRQLLEAAGIPYRVQPSYFDESQIQLTEPAQLVQKLALAKAEVVAAQQRDPVLVLGADSILYLQGEILGKPADAAEAERRLRQMRGQVGELYTGHALVDTGRGRRLTHYGLTRIFFAKPSDEEIRAYVATGEPLACAGCFAMDGRGSLFVERIEGCPSNVIGLSLPLLRHMVQELGYSLTEAWDP